The Suricata suricatta isolate VVHF042 unplaced genomic scaffold, meerkat_22Aug2017_6uvM2_HiC HiC_scaffold_37314, whole genome shotgun sequence sequence CCCAAACACCGGGGGTGGCTCTTTGCCAGCTTCCTAGCCATGTACCTGGTCAACGTGGCTGGCAACTCAGTCATCATTGCAGCCATCCGGGGAGACACccgcctccacacccccatgtacttcttcctctccaatctGTCCCTGGTGGACATCTGCTTTACAAATGTCATCGTGCCACGGATGCTGGCAAACATGCTGGGCAAGAGCAAGAAGATCCCCTTCGCCCAATGCCTCAcacaaatgtatttctttgtgaCCTGTGCGATCACTGACAGCTTCCTCCTGGCTGCCATGGCTATTGACCGCTACATGGCCATCTGTAACCCACTGCATTACACCACGACCATGAGCCCCCAGCACTGTCTCCTGCTGGTGGCCGTGTCCTGGGTGCTGTCCCACCTTCACTCACTCACCCACACCCTTCTCATGGCCCGCCTCTCCTTCTGTGGGCCTAATGTCATCCACCACTTCTTCTGTGACGTCCAGCCACTGCTGACGCTCTCCTGCTCTGACACCTCTATCAATGAGCTTCTGGCCTTCACAGAGGGCTCCTTTG is a genomic window containing:
- the LOC115285068 gene encoding olfactory receptor 1L4-like; the encoded protein is KHRGWLFASFLAMYLVNVAGNSVIIAAIRGDTRLHTPMYFFLSNLSLVDICFTNVIVPRMLANMLGKSKKIPFAQCLTQMYFFVTCAITDSFLLAAMAIDRYMAICNPLHYTTTMSPQHCLLLVAVSWVLSHLHSLTHTLLMARLSFCGPNVIHHFFCDVQPLLTLSCSDTSINELLAFTEGSFVIMSPFILIIVSYVYITRAVLRVPSGGGRYKVFSTCGSHLTV